A part of candidate division KSB1 bacterium genomic DNA contains:
- a CDS encoding YbaB/EbfC family nucleoid-associated protein — protein MKNLGLGTLFKQAQKLQEDILKMKQELANMKVIGSAGGGMVEVVANGRQQILSVKIEKEVFESKDVEMLENLIVAAVNQALDRSTELANEEMSKITGGVLSNIPEGLKIPGLGL, from the coding sequence ATGAAGAATCTGGGTCTTGGTACCTTGTTTAAGCAAGCCCAAAAGTTGCAGGAAGATATTTTAAAGATGAAGCAAGAATTGGCCAATATGAAAGTGATTGGGTCGGCTGGCGGAGGCATGGTGGAAGTGGTGGCCAATGGTCGGCAGCAAATTTTGAGCGTCAAAATTGAAAAAGAGGTGTTTGAATCTAAAGATGTGGAGATGCTCGAAAATTTAATCGTGGCCGCAGTGAATCAAGCGCTGGATCGGTCTACCGAATTGGCAAATGAGGAGATGAGCAAAATCACTGGCGGCGTTTTAAGCAATATCCCTGAGGGTTTGAAAATTCCGGGCCTCGGGCTATAA
- a CDS encoding thiamine pyrophosphate-dependent enzyme, producing MASLKELAAREPKLSPGHRACAGCIPALAFHQVLRSAPGYVVAGCATGCMEVVTTIFPYTAWNIPFIHNAFENSAATISGVEAAYQVLKRKGKVTKDIKFIAFGGDGGTYDIGLQSLSGAMERGHNMLYVCYDNEAYMNTGIQRSSATPFAADTKTAPVGKVHKGKKQYPKKLTEIIIAHDVAYAAQASPSHWRDLNRKVEKALSIEGPAFINVLAPCPPGWRFPSDMGLEMARLAVETCFWPLYEFENGKRKLTYKPKEKLPISEWTKHQGRFRHLHQEENKHLLEQAQQEVDRRWNELLALCGESA from the coding sequence ATGGCAAGTCTGAAAGAGTTAGCGGCTCGGGAGCCGAAGCTGTCTCCTGGGCATCGCGCTTGCGCTGGTTGCATTCCAGCCCTCGCCTTCCATCAGGTGCTCCGGTCGGCTCCTGGATATGTGGTTGCTGGCTGTGCGACTGGGTGTATGGAGGTGGTAACTACCATTTTTCCTTATACAGCTTGGAATATCCCATTTATCCATAACGCATTTGAAAATTCAGCCGCTACAATAAGCGGGGTCGAGGCCGCTTATCAGGTTTTGAAGCGAAAAGGCAAGGTGACTAAAGATATCAAGTTCATCGCCTTTGGCGGCGATGGAGGCACGTACGATATCGGCCTCCAATCGCTTTCTGGGGCAATGGAGCGGGGACATAATATGCTCTATGTATGTTATGACAACGAAGCCTATATGAACACCGGCATTCAGCGCTCCAGTGCAACGCCGTTTGCTGCTGATACCAAAACCGCACCTGTTGGCAAGGTCCATAAGGGCAAGAAGCAGTACCCCAAAAAGCTGACCGAAATCATCATTGCCCACGATGTGGCATATGCCGCGCAGGCTTCTCCCAGCCATTGGCGGGATTTAAATCGAAAAGTCGAAAAGGCATTGAGCATTGAAGGGCCAGCGTTTATTAATGTCCTCGCTCCGTGCCCGCCTGGCTGGCGATTCCCCAGTGATATGGGGCTGGAGATGGCGCGTCTGGCGGTGGAAACTTGCTTTTGGCCGCTTTATGAATTTGAGAACGGCAAACGCAAATTAACTTATAAGCCGAAAGAGAAATTGCCAATCTCGGAATGGACTAAACATCAAGGTCGGTTTCGACATTTGCATCAAGAGGAGAACAAACATTTGTTGGAACAAGCTCAGCAGGAAGTTGATCGACGCTGGAACGAATTATTAGCACTGTGCGGCGAATCTGCTTAA
- the recR gene encoding recombination mediator RecR, which yields MQRAVDELSKLPGIGKKSAQRLVFYLLKIPREEVIALAKSLVEVKDKASYCSVCFTITETNPCAICTDERRDRTTICVVEEANDVIALEKTGEYRGLYHVLGGALSPLDGIGPDDLKIKELLARLTGDVKEVILANNPNVEGEATALYLSKLIKPLGIKITRIARGIPVGTDLEYADEITLMRALEGRISY from the coding sequence ATGCAGCGAGCCGTGGATGAGCTATCCAAGCTCCCAGGGATTGGGAAAAAATCGGCTCAGCGATTGGTATTTTATTTATTAAAAATCCCCCGCGAAGAGGTTATTGCGCTGGCAAAGTCTTTGGTGGAGGTCAAAGACAAAGCTTCTTATTGCTCCGTATGCTTCACTATTACAGAAACCAACCCTTGCGCTATTTGCACTGATGAGCGGCGCGATCGGACCACGATCTGCGTGGTAGAGGAAGCCAATGATGTGATTGCATTGGAAAAGACTGGGGAATATCGTGGGCTATATCATGTGTTGGGAGGAGCGCTTTCACCACTGGACGGAATTGGGCCAGATGATTTGAAAATCAAAGAGCTGCTAGCGCGATTGACTGGTGATGTGAAAGAGGTGATATTGGCCAATAATCCTAATGTTGAGGGCGAGGCAACCGCTCTTTACCTTTCCAAGTTAATTAAACCGCTGGGGATAAAGATCACTCGCATCGCCCGAGGGATTCCCGTAGGAACAGATCTGGAATACGCGGATGAGATCACGCTGATGCGCGCATTGGAGGGGAGAATCAGCTATTGA
- a CDS encoding DUF362 domain-containing protein has product MRLSQLKAQQGNCKSTVAVVHCQNYDHGLVDLAIDQVARLVGGLDQFVAPGMQVHVKPNLLAAKPPERAATTHPSIVQAIVERIMRLGATVTIGDSPAGISRPIEEYWRITGMEQVAKQTGAQLVQLEKKGVIERRVNGRSYFIARAIAEADLVINICKLKTHNLTLYTGAIKNMFGSIPGFQKSEYHKQHPKVEQFAEIIVDVFQAVQPRLSIMDAVEMMEGNGPSAGTPRHLGLILASCDAVALDSVAARLIGFDHGEVLTTSYAYHRGLGEADLRRIELVGDPLPLIEPNSIELPANRLLHYVPGGVVKLLGKLVWVRPKPSIDRCKRCGACIKICPTQAMSSRDGFPIIDYKKCISCFCCDETCPHNAIDQDMSWLTKLFR; this is encoded by the coding sequence ATGAGATTATCGCAATTAAAAGCTCAACAGGGCAATTGCAAAAGCACCGTTGCAGTCGTTCATTGTCAGAATTACGATCATGGTTTAGTCGATTTGGCCATTGATCAGGTAGCTCGGTTAGTTGGCGGGTTGGATCAATTTGTTGCCCCAGGGATGCAGGTGCACGTGAAGCCGAATTTATTGGCTGCAAAGCCGCCGGAGCGGGCTGCAACGACCCATCCTTCCATTGTTCAAGCGATCGTTGAGCGAATTATGCGACTCGGGGCGACTGTCACTATTGGGGATAGCCCGGCTGGCATCTCACGGCCGATCGAAGAATATTGGCGCATCACTGGGATGGAACAAGTGGCCAAACAAACTGGAGCTCAGTTGGTTCAATTGGAGAAGAAAGGGGTGATCGAACGCCGGGTCAATGGGAGATCCTATTTTATTGCTCGGGCAATTGCTGAAGCTGATCTGGTGATCAATATCTGCAAACTAAAGACGCACAATTTGACCTTATATACTGGCGCGATTAAAAATATGTTTGGTTCCATTCCGGGTTTTCAAAAAAGCGAATATCATAAACAGCACCCCAAAGTCGAGCAATTTGCAGAGATCATTGTGGATGTTTTTCAGGCCGTGCAACCGAGATTGAGCATTATGGATGCGGTTGAGATGATGGAGGGCAATGGGCCTTCTGCCGGCACACCGAGACATCTGGGGCTCATATTGGCAAGTTGCGATGCCGTAGCCCTGGATAGCGTTGCTGCCAGGCTAATTGGTTTTGATCATGGAGAAGTTTTAACAACATCCTATGCGTATCACCGCGGCTTGGGCGAGGCTGATCTGCGAAGGATTGAGTTGGTAGGTGATCCCTTGCCCTTGATCGAGCCTAACTCGATTGAGCTTCCTGCTAACCGACTGCTTCACTATGTGCCAGGGGGAGTGGTAAAATTATTAGGCAAATTGGTTTGGGTGCGCCCAAAACCAAGCATCGATCGTTGCAAACGTTGTGGGGCTTGTATCAAAATTTGTCCTACCCAGGCGATGAGTTCTCGGGATGGCTTTCCCATCATAGATTATAAAAAATGCATTAGCTGCTTCTGTTGTGATGAAACCTGCCCGCATAATGCCATTGATCAAGATATGAGCTGGTTGACAAAGCTGTTTCGGTAA
- a CDS encoding 2-oxoacid:acceptor oxidoreductase family protein produces the protein MANLIEVRWHGRGGQGAKTAALLLAEAAIAEGKYGQAFPEYGPERTGAPVRGFTRISDEPIRIHSAIQNPDVVIVLDQTLLDTIDVTEGTKPNSILIFNTTMTKEEIKKKLKASDRKIFLLNANQIAQEELGRPIPNTVMLGALMKATGLMQMDTLVKGLTKKFMHKFSQQVIDKNIRAVKRAYEEVKEI, from the coding sequence GTGGCAAATTTAATCGAAGTAAGATGGCACGGACGTGGTGGTCAAGGCGCTAAGACCGCGGCGTTGCTGCTGGCTGAAGCAGCTATTGCCGAGGGGAAATATGGGCAGGCATTTCCCGAGTACGGTCCAGAGCGCACCGGCGCACCAGTTCGTGGTTTCACAAGAATCTCTGACGAACCGATTCGAATTCATAGTGCAATTCAGAATCCTGATGTTGTAATCGTATTGGATCAGACGCTATTAGATACAATCGATGTCACTGAAGGGACGAAGCCCAATAGTATTCTGATTTTCAATACTACGATGACAAAAGAGGAAATAAAGAAGAAGCTAAAAGCTTCAGATCGAAAGATTTTTCTATTGAATGCCAATCAGATTGCTCAAGAGGAGCTTGGCCGCCCCATTCCAAACACCGTCATGCTGGGCGCTTTAATGAAGGCTACTGGGTTGATGCAAATGGATACTTTGGTGAAAGGGTTGACGAAAAAGTTCATGCATAAGTTCAGTCAGCAGGTGATCGACAAAAATATTCGGGCGGTAAAACGTGCTTATGAGGAGGTTAAGGAGATATGA
- a CDS encoding 4Fe-4S binding protein codes for MSEKSWKEIPIGGLILEPGASRRYKTGSWRSFKPIWFEERCIQCLACWNACPEPCIMVMDGKVTGIDYDYCKGCGLCAKVCPEKAHAIEMQAEF; via the coding sequence ATGAGTGAAAAATCTTGGAAAGAAATACCGATCGGTGGATTGATATTAGAACCTGGGGCTTCGAGGCGCTATAAGACTGGCTCATGGCGTTCGTTCAAGCCGATCTGGTTCGAGGAGCGTTGCATTCAATGTCTGGCTTGCTGGAACGCTTGTCCTGAGCCTTGCATTATGGTGATGGATGGAAAAGTAACTGGCATCGATTATGATTATTGCAAAGGTTGTGGGCTATGCGCAAAGGTCTGCCCTGAAAAGGCTCATGCCATTGAAATGCAGGCCGAGTTCTGA
- the porA gene encoding pyruvate ferredoxin oxidoreductase, which translates to MPTIMGLSGNEAVAHAMRQINPDVVAAYPITPQTELMHQFAEFHADGLVDTELVLTESEHSAMSATVGAAAAGARAMTATSANGLALMWEIVYIAASLRLPIVMPVINRALSGPINIHCDHSDTMGCRDSGWIQIFSENCQEAYDNALMAVKISEHKNILLPTMITLDGFILSHTLERVELLDDDVVKKFVGDYHPEHALLDVDHPITVGPLDLQDYYFEHKRQQIHAMTQVFPVIEQVAGEFAKLSGRRYGLIEEYRLDDAERAIILMGSSVGTAKDVVDDLRDAGEKVGLIKIRVYRPFPYDAIRAALKKLKAVAVLDRAVSFGTFGGPVYTDVRATLYGNGVNLPVINYIYGLGGRDIDKAQIKSAFDDLKNIVKSGRIGEELRFLGLRD; encoded by the coding sequence ATGCCAACTATAATGGGCTTATCAGGAAATGAAGCGGTGGCGCATGCCATGCGGCAGATCAATCCTGATGTGGTTGCGGCTTATCCCATTACGCCCCAGACTGAATTGATGCATCAATTTGCAGAGTTCCATGCCGATGGTCTGGTGGATACTGAATTGGTGTTGACTGAATCTGAGCATAGCGCCATGAGTGCGACCGTAGGTGCGGCTGCGGCAGGTGCCAGAGCCATGACAGCTACCAGTGCCAACGGTCTTGCTCTGATGTGGGAAATCGTTTATATTGCTGCCTCGCTTCGGCTGCCGATTGTTATGCCAGTGATCAATCGCGCCTTGAGTGGTCCGATTAATATTCATTGTGACCATAGCGATACCATGGGCTGTCGCGATTCTGGGTGGATTCAGATTTTTTCTGAGAATTGCCAGGAGGCGTATGATAATGCATTGATGGCAGTGAAAATCTCAGAGCATAAAAATATTTTATTGCCGACCATGATCACTCTGGATGGTTTTATCCTCAGTCATACGCTTGAGCGGGTTGAATTATTGGATGATGACGTGGTGAAAAAATTCGTGGGGGATTATCACCCAGAACATGCCCTGTTGGATGTTGATCATCCGATCACCGTTGGTCCGTTGGATTTGCAAGACTATTATTTTGAACATAAGCGACAGCAGATCCATGCAATGACGCAGGTATTTCCAGTGATCGAGCAAGTGGCCGGTGAATTCGCCAAGCTCTCGGGCCGGCGCTATGGGCTGATTGAGGAATATCGTCTCGATGATGCGGAACGCGCGATTATTTTAATGGGATCGTCAGTCGGTACTGCTAAAGATGTCGTGGACGACCTTCGAGATGCTGGCGAAAAGGTCGGTCTAATTAAAATCCGCGTCTATCGTCCTTTCCCGTATGATGCGATTCGTGCGGCGCTGAAAAAGCTGAAAGCTGTGGCAGTGCTGGATCGCGCAGTGTCGTTCGGGACCTTCGGAGGCCCTGTCTATACAGATGTCCGTGCGACATTGTATGGGAATGGCGTGAACCTCCCCGTGATTAATTATATCTATGGCCTTGGTGGCCGAGATATTGACAAAGCCCAGATCAAATCCGCATTTGATGACTTGAAAAATATCGTCAAATCTGGACGCATCGGTGAAGAGCTAAGATTCCTCGGATTGAGGGATTAA
- the dprA gene encoding DNA-processing protein DprA, translating into MYINKEQLINLSAIPGIGATRIRSLVAHFKSTELIFSASIKQLCEVDGIELKIAQHIKAYRDFEFGAKQLDRAAKMGIEMIDFWDDRYPENLKRIYDPPAFIFMKGSLQKTDRYAIAMVGTRLPSSYGKLVAEKIAVELAQKGLVIVSGLARGIDTISHEAALRVGGRTLAVMGCGLDYIYPPENKKLADKIIEQGALVSEFPLGTKPDAVNFPRRNRIVSGLSLGTVVVEAGTKSGALLTANYALEQSREVFAVPGNINSPKSAGTNQLIKDGAKLITDSKDILIELEPQLKKFLKEEEMRAKELPADLSDLEKLLLSRLSHEPIHIDLLSAAIGKSTAETLSALLPLEFRDLVKQLPGKLFVRL; encoded by the coding sequence ATGTATATTAATAAAGAACAATTGATCAACCTCTCTGCGATTCCTGGAATTGGCGCGACCCGAATTCGGTCGCTGGTCGCACATTTTAAGTCGACTGAATTAATTTTCTCGGCATCGATTAAGCAGCTTTGTGAAGTTGATGGTATTGAGCTGAAAATCGCGCAACACATTAAGGCATATCGGGATTTTGAATTCGGGGCAAAACAACTTGATCGAGCTGCCAAAATGGGTATCGAGATGATTGATTTCTGGGATGATCGCTATCCCGAAAACTTGAAGCGCATCTATGATCCGCCGGCTTTCATTTTCATGAAGGGGAGTTTGCAAAAGACCGATCGGTATGCAATCGCCATGGTAGGGACGCGACTGCCGAGCAGCTATGGAAAATTGGTGGCTGAGAAAATAGCAGTAGAATTGGCGCAAAAGGGCCTAGTGATTGTGAGTGGGTTGGCTCGAGGCATCGATACCATCAGTCATGAAGCTGCACTGCGCGTTGGTGGGCGAACGTTAGCAGTGATGGGGTGCGGGCTGGATTATATTTATCCCCCGGAGAATAAAAAGCTAGCGGACAAGATCATTGAGCAGGGGGCACTTGTCTCTGAATTTCCATTGGGCACCAAACCCGATGCCGTGAATTTTCCTCGGCGGAATCGCATCGTGTCTGGGCTTTCGCTCGGGACGGTCGTTGTGGAGGCAGGGACCAAAAGCGGGGCACTGCTCACAGCTAACTATGCTTTGGAGCAAAGCCGTGAAGTCTTCGCGGTCCCTGGGAATATTAATAGTCCAAAAAGCGCTGGGACGAATCAGCTTATCAAAGATGGCGCCAAACTCATCACCGATTCCAAGGATATTTTGATCGAATTGGAACCACAATTGAAAAAATTCTTGAAAGAAGAGGAGATGCGGGCCAAGGAATTGCCTGCCGATTTATCAGACCTTGAGAAACTGTTATTGAGTCGGCTGAGCCATGAGCCAATTCATATTGATCTGCTCTCTGCAGCCATTGGAAAATCGACAGCGGAAACATTATCGGCCCTGTTACCGCTAGAATTCAGAGACCTGGTGAAGCAACTCCCCGGGAAATTGTTTGTTCGGCTGTGA
- the dnaX gene encoding DNA polymerase III subunit gamma/tau — protein sequence MSYLVLARKWRPQKFDDVINQKHVVLTLQNALRTRRLANAYLFAGPRGIGKTTIARILAKAINCTKGPSENPCNECDSCLDITEGRSLDVLEIDGASNRGIDEVRNLRESLKYAPNPGKYKIYIIDEVHMLTTEAFNALLKTLEEPPSRVLFIFATTEPHKVPATIISRCQRFDFKRISTHEIIEQLRLICQQEQIDIDDESLLLIARKAEGSMRDSQSLLDQVISFCGNKIRAEDIREILGVIDWNIFFNLSDAIFRRDLKAGFQIVEDVFYNGYDLSEFLNGANEHFRNILVTKAVGSVEFVEAADHFRQRYKALAEQFDEPDLLRLIQIASDAQNAIKRSANPRLFLEMIVTKMIQLDKVQKIDSLIEGIDVLKAKVLQGPSINTIATGQDAALPPNTMLSDQKKSPQPQAQVVRDASLVTMTPATNQAKSTPAADTNGSSNRAATPVIGIEMVKDRWGMIIEEIKKRKIALGSFLNEGLPDRIEGNELVVVFGMENSFHIHSIHRNRKEIELILAELLHVPLRIRCVQAEGPNVTPGSGNGNSYIDKLGQKIPLIKTIIEEFDGELVR from the coding sequence ATGTCTTATCTGGTGTTAGCGCGAAAATGGCGTCCCCAAAAATTCGATGATGTCATCAATCAAAAGCATGTGGTGCTAACGCTTCAGAATGCGCTGCGAACCAGGCGGTTAGCAAATGCCTATTTATTTGCTGGCCCTCGAGGGATTGGCAAGACCACCATTGCCCGAATTCTAGCTAAGGCGATCAATTGTACTAAGGGCCCAAGCGAGAACCCTTGCAATGAATGCGACAGTTGCCTAGACATCACAGAAGGCCGGAGCCTCGACGTATTAGAAATTGATGGTGCATCCAATCGCGGAATCGACGAAGTTCGCAATTTGCGCGAAAGTTTGAAGTATGCTCCTAACCCTGGCAAATATAAAATCTATATTATCGACGAAGTGCACATGCTCACCACAGAGGCGTTCAATGCACTACTGAAGACATTGGAAGAACCCCCGTCGCGGGTACTGTTTATATTTGCCACTACCGAGCCCCACAAAGTCCCTGCAACTATTATCTCCCGGTGTCAGCGATTTGATTTTAAGCGAATTTCCACTCATGAGATTATAGAGCAACTGCGGCTAATTTGTCAGCAGGAACAGATCGATATCGATGATGAATCGCTATTATTGATCGCCCGGAAAGCAGAAGGGAGTATGCGGGATAGTCAAAGTTTGCTGGATCAAGTCATATCTTTTTGCGGGAATAAGATTCGAGCGGAGGATATCCGTGAGATTTTGGGCGTCATCGATTGGAACATCTTTTTCAATTTATCCGACGCCATCTTTCGTCGCGATTTGAAAGCTGGCTTTCAGATCGTTGAGGATGTTTTCTATAATGGCTATGATCTCAGTGAGTTTCTTAATGGAGCCAATGAGCATTTCCGAAATATCTTGGTGACCAAAGCGGTCGGATCTGTGGAGTTTGTCGAGGCGGCAGACCACTTTCGGCAGCGCTACAAAGCTCTCGCTGAACAATTTGATGAGCCAGATCTGTTGCGATTGATCCAAATTGCATCAGACGCACAAAATGCGATCAAGCGGAGCGCCAATCCTCGGCTGTTTTTGGAAATGATCGTTACCAAAATGATTCAATTGGATAAAGTCCAAAAGATCGATTCGCTGATCGAAGGGATCGATGTTCTCAAAGCAAAGGTGCTACAGGGACCGTCGATAAATACGATTGCAACAGGTCAGGATGCTGCGCTGCCACCCAACACGATGCTGAGCGATCAAAAAAAAAGTCCTCAGCCCCAGGCTCAAGTCGTTCGTGACGCTTCCCTGGTGACAATGACCCCAGCGACCAACCAAGCGAAATCGACACCTGCGGCTGACACCAACGGGTCATCGAACCGAGCCGCCACGCCTGTAATCGGAATTGAAATGGTCAAAGATCGATGGGGCATGATTATCGAGGAGATCAAAAAGAGAAAGATCGCGCTGGGATCATTTCTGAACGAGGGTTTGCCGGATCGAATTGAGGGCAACGAATTGGTTGTCGTGTTCGGTATGGAGAACAGTTTTCATATCCATTCCATTCATCGCAACCGCAAGGAAATTGAGTTGATATTGGCCGAATTGCTTCATGTCCCATTGCGGATTCGCTGTGTCCAGGCCGAAGGCCCGAACGTAACACCAGGATCAGGGAATGGCAATAGTTACATCGATAAATTGGGACAGAAGATACCATTGATCAAGACGATCATCGAGGAGTTCGATGGGGAACTGGTCCGATAA
- the gltX gene encoding glutamate--tRNA ligase, producing MESKDRVRVRFAPSPTGYLHIGGARTAIFNWLFARHEGGKFLLRIEDTDFARSDPKMVQAIYDGLTWLGLNWDEPPIFQSQRLSRYQQIAQQLIDNNHAYYCYCDHQRLASRKELDEHDERAYRYDGHCRYLSLQERQKLENEGKSRVVRLKVNPGQTHFSDEVHGSLTVDNKTIDDFIILRSDGIPTYNFAVVVDDHDMAISHVIRGDDHLSNTPKQILIYQALGWNAPKFAHVPLILGPDKKRLSKRHGATSVSEYQAAGYLPEAMLNFLALLGWSPGDDREIMTQTELIESFSLKAISKKSAVFDEAKLVWMNGEYISRMNDDELVQRVVPILQQQDLLHNHQVNEIYIKKALSLLKPKIKRLTDFATLGYYLFRDPEQYDQEAVKKYWEEQEVVDRLREEQDRLVALEQFDAMSIEHAIRKLADELSISAAKLIHPTRLALTGFGVSPSLFDLMALLGKETVIRRIERAINWLESDK from the coding sequence TTGGAATCAAAAGATCGAGTTCGCGTTCGTTTTGCTCCAAGCCCTACTGGCTATCTCCACATTGGGGGCGCAAGGACGGCCATTTTCAATTGGTTATTTGCCAGGCATGAGGGGGGGAAGTTTTTATTACGGATCGAGGACACCGATTTCGCTCGCTCGGATCCGAAGATGGTTCAAGCGATCTATGATGGTTTGACCTGGTTGGGATTGAATTGGGATGAGCCGCCGATTTTTCAGTCTCAGCGGCTATCGCGCTATCAACAGATCGCGCAGCAGCTCATTGATAACAATCACGCTTATTATTGCTATTGTGATCACCAGCGGCTGGCCAGTCGAAAAGAGTTGGACGAGCATGACGAACGGGCATATCGTTACGACGGTCACTGCCGATACCTTTCGCTGCAAGAACGTCAAAAATTGGAGAACGAGGGAAAATCCCGCGTCGTCCGTTTAAAGGTAAATCCGGGTCAAACTCATTTCTCTGATGAAGTTCATGGTTCTTTGACAGTTGACAATAAAACGATAGATGATTTTATCATCCTCCGATCAGATGGGATTCCAACATACAATTTTGCAGTGGTAGTGGATGATCATGATATGGCTATTAGCCATGTAATTCGTGGGGATGATCATTTGTCCAATACGCCCAAGCAAATTCTGATCTATCAAGCGCTGGGTTGGAACGCTCCGAAGTTTGCCCATGTCCCGTTGATTCTTGGTCCAGATAAAAAGCGGTTAAGTAAGCGGCATGGTGCGACCTCGGTATCCGAATATCAAGCAGCAGGTTATTTGCCTGAGGCGATGCTCAATTTTCTGGCGTTGCTTGGGTGGTCGCCTGGCGATGATCGTGAAATCATGACTCAGACTGAATTGATTGAAAGCTTTAGCCTCAAGGCAATCTCCAAAAAAAGTGCGGTGTTTGATGAGGCCAAGCTGGTCTGGATGAATGGCGAGTACATTAGCCGAATGAACGATGATGAATTAGTTCAGCGCGTAGTACCAATTTTGCAGCAGCAAGATCTACTCCACAATCACCAGGTTAACGAGATCTATATCAAGAAAGCGCTTTCGCTGCTGAAGCCCAAAATTAAAAGATTGACTGATTTTGCCACATTAGGCTATTATTTGTTCCGTGACCCAGAACAATATGATCAGGAAGCGGTGAAAAAGTATTGGGAAGAGCAAGAAGTTGTTGATCGATTAAGAGAAGAGCAGGATCGGTTGGTAGCGCTGGAACAATTTGATGCAATGAGCATAGAACATGCGATCAGAAAACTGGCGGACGAATTGTCAATCAGCGCTGCCAAGCTGATTCATCCGACACGATTGGCCCTAACTGGATTTGGAGTGAGCCCAAGCCTATTCGACTTGATGGCGCTATTGGGCAAAGAAACTGTGATTAGGCGAATCGAACGGGCAATTAACTGGTTAGAGAGTGATAAATGA
- the tadA gene encoding tRNA adenosine(34) deaminase TadA produces the protein MKTALTDVTNLVREHDKWMEQAFLEAEKAYRKKEVPVGAVVVYENRVIGRGHNLIETLQDPTAHAEILAITAAANYLASWRLENASLYVTLEPCAMCAGAILNSRIRSVVFGASDPRFGACGSTINILQNDRLHASVTVIPGILQARCESILKDFFAKLRDNRFSNSEN, from the coding sequence ATGAAAACTGCTTTGACGGATGTGACCAATTTGGTGCGGGAACATGACAAATGGATGGAACAGGCTTTTTTAGAAGCGGAGAAAGCCTATCGGAAAAAGGAGGTTCCAGTCGGAGCGGTGGTGGTATATGAGAACCGAGTTATTGGTCGGGGGCATAATCTAATTGAAACACTCCAGGATCCAACGGCCCATGCAGAAATTTTGGCAATCACAGCGGCGGCAAATTATCTTGCTTCCTGGCGTCTGGAAAATGCTTCCCTTTACGTTACCCTCGAGCCGTGTGCAATGTGTGCGGGCGCGATTCTTAACTCGAGAATTCGATCTGTGGTCTTTGGAGCTAGCGATCCGCGGTTTGGTGCCTGTGGTTCAACGATAAATATTTTGCAGAACGACCGACTTCATGCTTCGGTGACGGTCATTCCAGGAATTTTGCAGGCGAGATGCGAATCAATTTTAAAGGATTTTTTTGCAAAATTGAGGGACAATCGATTCTCTAATTCTGAGAATTAA